One Solea senegalensis isolate Sse05_10M linkage group LG3, IFAPA_SoseM_1, whole genome shotgun sequence genomic window carries:
- the slc38a2 gene encoding sodium-coupled neutral amino acid transporter 2 gives MNEIGTRTEMEYLNQCQDEDNSSFSGIEATYQDKKIPLGCSDLDPENQKFLPENSLGKKKYETEYHQGNASFGMSVFNLGNAIMGSGILGLSYAMANTGIALFVILLVAVAIFSLYSVHLLLKTANEGGALVYEQLGYKAFGLPGKLAASFSITMQNIGAMSSYLYIVKYELPIVILNFVGPNNEEWYTNGDYLVLLVSFFIILPLSLLKNLGYLGYTSGLSLLCMVFFLVVVIIKKFQIPCPLPEDVHALNETFSKLLNSSLSQLNSTAVDYSEDACTPKYFVYNSQTVYAVPILTFAFVCHPAILPMYEELKDRSRRKMQGVANVSFLAMFIMYLLAGLFGYLTFNIHVEPELLHTYSKVYKSDVLLLVVRLAVLAAVTLTVPVVLFPIRTSINHHLSSSKEFSWIRHIIITVVLLGCTNALVIFVPTIRDIFGFIGASAAAMLIFILPSAFYIKLVKKESMKSVQKIGATAFLMCGLVVMIGSMTLIIMDWIHNATVSADKHDNGH, from the exons ATGAATGAGATTGGCACCAGAACGGAGATGGAGTATCTGAACCAGTGTCAAGATGaagacaacagcagcttcagtggcaTTGAGGCCACCTACCAGGACAAGAAAATCCCACTGGGCTG CTCGGATCTGGACCCAGAGAATCAGAAATTCCTCCCCGAAAACAGCCTGGGAAAGAAGAAGTATGAGACTGAATAT CATCAGGGCAATGCTTCCTTTGGCATGTCCGTCTTCAACCTGGGCAACGCCATCATGGGCAGCGGCATCCTGGGTCTGTCCTACGCTATGGCCAACACTGGCATTGCCCTCTTTGT GATTCTCCTCGTGGCTGTCGCCATCTTCTCCTTGTATTCTGTCCACTTGCTGCTGAAGACGGCCAATGAAGGAG GTGCACTTGTGTACGAGCAGCTGGGCTACAAAGCCTTCGGGTTGCCGGGGAAACTGGCTGCATCCTTCTCCATTACCATGCAGAACATTGGAG CCATGTCAAGCTACCTCTACATCGTCAAATACGAGCTGCCCATCGTCATTCTGAATTTTGTGGGACccaacaatga AGAGTGGTACACTAACGGAGACTAcctggtgctgctggtgtccTTCTTCATCATCCTGCCCCTGTCTCTGCTCAAGAACTTAG gTTACCTTGGTTACACCAGtggtctgtctctgctctgcatgGTGTTTTTCCTGGTTGTG GTGATCATCAAGAAGTTCCAGATCCCGTGCCCTCTGCCCGAGGACGTCCACGCTCTCAACGAAACCTTCAGCAAGCTGCTGAACTCGAGCTTGTCCCAACTAAACTCCACCGCCGTGGACTACAGCGAGGACGCCTGCACGCCGAAATACTTTGTCTACAACTCGCAG ACCGTCTATGCCGTTCCCATCCTGACCTTCGCCTTCGTTTGCCACCCGGCCATCCTGCCCATGTACGAGGAGCTCAAAGA CCGCTCCCGCAGAAAGATGCAGGGCGTCGCCAACGTGTCCTTCCTGGCCATGTTCATCATGTATCTGCTCGCCGGACTTTTCGGATACCTGACTTTCAATA TTCACGTGGAGCCTGAGCTGCTGCACACGTACTCCAAAGTCTACAAGTCCGACGTGCTCCTGCTGGTCGTCCGTCTGGCCGTTCTGGCCGCCGTCACCCTCACCGTTCCCGTGGTGCTGTTCCCT ATTCGCACCTCCATCAACCATCACCTGTCCAGCTCGAAGGAATTCAGCTGGATCcgccacatcatcatcaccgtgGTGCTGCTGGGATGCACCAACGCCCTGGTCATCTTTGTCCCCACCATCAGGGACATCTTTGGCTTCATCG gtgcatctgctgctgctatgCTCATCTTCATCCTGCCCTCGGCTTTCTACATCAAACTGGTTAAGAAGGAGTCCATGAAGTCTGTGCAAAAGATCGGG gCCACTGCTTTCCTGATGTGCGGCCTCGTGGTCATGATCGGCAGCATGACCCTCATCATCATGGACTGGATCCATAACGCTACAGTCAGCGCGGACAAGCACGACAACGGACACTAA